cgtaTAATTACATCTTCTTCTACTTGACATTATTTACATGGgctggaaccgatcattgactggaaatgattatcttCGTTTATgaggagaccatttgcagatattcatggacttcacattcccagacagtgatggaatttttatggctgacaatgctccatgtcactaggacacagttgttcgtaattggtttgaaggacatcctGAAGAAttgaagcgaatgatttggccatgcaGATTGCCTGAAATGAATCCCATAAAACattgtgggacataatcaagaggtgagTTTATGCATAAAATCttgcaccggcgacactttcgcaattctgGGCATctgtagatgcagcatggctcagtatttctgcagaggacttccaatgacttgttgagtccacgccacacgAGTTGCTGCTCTACGCCAAACAAAAGGTGGTCTGACGTAATGTTAGGAGGTACCCTTGACCTTTGTCACCATTGTGTTATGTTGACCTAggttaaaactgcaacatcatgatacagttatttcttttattaatcatTCTAGAGCACCATATAAATGCTGTAAAAGTTGGATATGTTTCTCTCATAGTAGTCTAATTTCATTTGCTTCCAACTTCATTACTACcacaatgtcattttttcttatttttttcaatgTTTCTGCGTTGTGTTGAATTTAGCATGTATTGGCTGTATTGTGGAAGAACTACCTGCTGAGTTGCTTCATTCCAGGCCTGCTTGTTAACTGGTACTGACAGCTGGACATCATTAATTTGGTTGTGAAATAGTTAAACCCTACAAATGTTGAAAGAAAAAGGTATGAAAAATTGCCATTTCAGGAAACGGGCACTATCAGATGTAATTTGAAGACGACTTCCACATTCAGAGCATCGTAAAGTATAATATcgtattgaaaagtaatgcctggcGGGTGCTGAATGATGAGGGTGCTGAATGATGAGGATTACTTCAAGTTGTAAACCCATTTTCAGTATAAAAACGTTGCTTTTATTCACATGCCCATTGTCATAGTGGACATAAGCCAAATAAATCATTTGTAAGTGTGCTGTTTCACGCCGTCCTTAATGTAGCGGACACCTTAAAGTAATGAAAGTTTGAAAGACTCTTTGGTAGGCAActcctactctgtagatgaatatcttaacagggactgttagatcaGCTTAATTAAAATTGACTGTTGCTTCATGACTAACATTAACTGAGAATCTTGGGGATAATGACTGTGGGGGCACTGATCGTACAGTGGAGACGAAGGGAGGTTGCAAGGTGTTTAAACATTGGGCTTGCATTTAGGAGGAGTGGGGTTCAAATCTCTGTCTACCTATCCAAATTTAGGTTATTTCTCTAAATTGTTTAATGTGctatgttggttcctacagaaaggatatggctgacttcctttcccattcaaATAAAAATTATGCAGAAACTCCTGTGGACCATTTGGTGAAATCCTTTTTCAATCTGAAGTACACATACAAATGCATGTGTGAGAGccctccaccctcccctcccctcccctccctcccctttccctctctctctctctctctctctctctctctctctctctctctctctctctctcacacacacacacacacacacacacacacacacacacacacacacacacacacacttgtccagTTACATTTTGATGGCtgattctacccccccccccccctttctatctctctctctctctctctctctctgcacatgCGGGCAGGCGGCATTTCTCATTAAATGTTGTAAATGTTGCTTAATCGTAATTCATGGAAATGATTTTCAAAAACTATGCCCAACTTTAAGAGCAGTTGACTACCTTGTTGGGGAGGAACAAGGGATAGCTTGGGGAAGGAGGGCTAGTCCTGCTATTGTGGAAATGatacaattttcattttgtttacagGGTTTGCCTTATAGACATTCCTGTGAAGGGCCCGACGACATGGTGAGTATTTCGTTTACTTTTTGGCTCTAAATGATTATACTTCTATATAAGTTTATTTATCATTAGCCACATTCCATGTGGTGTATATCCATTATTTTTTCTAGGTTACTGCTATTGGCTTGTTTCATTTTCAAATTGTCAGTTTAGAGTAAATGACCTGTAATTGAACAGCtgtaaaaattttactgttaaaCAGAGGTAAGCCTTGAAGCAATAGACCTAAATGTTGTTTAAAATAAGTATGTACATGTTCATGTAGTATGAAGTTTACTGCAGTTTATATATCATTATGAATATGTTGTAAAATGTATAATTTTGTTACAGCCAGCTCATGTAAAAGCTTGCTTCCTTGGCTCTTCACTTACAATACCAATAACGGATGGTAAATTAAATCTTGGTACATGGCAGGGTATCTGGCTGTGTGAACACCGAGACCACGCAGGCTCTCGCAAAGTGGTAATTACAGTTAATGGTTGCCTCAGAGACTCGAGTCGAAGCCCATTGAGCCCCGTTTCACCGATAGCATCTACAAGTAGTTAAGGGTTCAGGGAGAAGTATATGATGTGTGGGCCGTAGATTTAACATTCCATACTACAGAAGTGATTGATAATAATTTCATACATCTTCATTTATAATGAAGAGTGGTGTGATGGGAAGTTTAGGTGAGACAACGATGTTTCTTAGTTGCAAAACATTGTTAACAGGGAAG
This genomic stretch from Schistocerca cancellata isolate TAMUIC-IGC-003103 chromosome 2, iqSchCanc2.1, whole genome shotgun sequence harbors:
- the LOC126162047 gene encoding UPF0047 protein YjbQ, whose product is MASSNRGIGLQIGSAWFQRKINLRPQHRGVHLVTEEILRQMPEICQFSVGLFHVQILHTSASLALNESWDPDVRDDMEMMLNKIVPEGLPYRHSCEGPDDMPAHVKACFLGSSLTIPITDGKLNLGTWQGIWLCEHRDHAGSRKVVITVNGCLRDSSRSPLSPVSPIASTSS